In a genomic window of Drosophila takahashii strain IR98-3 E-12201 chromosome 3L, DtakHiC1v2, whole genome shotgun sequence:
- the pHCl-1 gene encoding uncharacterized protein pHCl-1 isoform X1, with the protein MGCVFEAAKEQPHNKPRIKQLRRNQCRGKAAAGTRGKAAVRANDKPAEDIKIKDNYQQNHKTQTETQTEAEVESAAESEAGAQTQSEAETEAETVPEHLKATAQVLLTIRQARQENNGKHGSQVAETHKDEGAKDALATQGSIVDTAARIGIDIAAAATTQIAERDEDEQHQQRQHRNVRRRRRQDPASPASGSKSPAAIAGISALSLHFQALAALAKTLQKHDDDESPAVHDRQPIAYRPWQGHPYAESQLPATMSAAIIANVSATAAATSAAAFQYLGQHYKHYSQSISFYAASSVILMLCYLTTASTAAATNSETGALDKHPIFDESSSDKEILDLLLEKKRYDKRLLPPVNDEDFCCGLQSPDMATNQNARRPHNRGTLTVNVNVLLLSLASPDESSLKYEVEFLLNQQWNDPRLQYGNKSHYDFLNALHHHDSIWTPDTYFIMHGDFKDPIIPMHFALRIFRNGTITYAMRRHLILSCQGSLHIFPFDDPKCSFSMESISYEEAQIKYVWKNDEDTLRKSPSLTTLNAYLIKNQTTACDQNSWRGNYSCLQVELTFTRDRAYYFTTVFIPGIILVTSSFITFWLEWNAVPARVMIGVTTMLNFFTTSNGFRSTLPVVSNLTAMNVWDGVCMCFIYASLLEFVCVNYVGRKRPLHNVVYRPGENPVTQRLPAVLSRIGVILASPLASAAATPAMSMMGGATPMSSGTPAASSSVATPGTPRTTDPEEFFGGGMRWQEAHGGIIGAAVQNLRARSIKRKAARSPSTSISPHPSGRPTEHIYEEPGGIASGVTSTKVKFKDELKEEEEPDSSATLRRSVATSTPALVVRIEAETELEAEPKPQAQAQDMEMTERQLSLPLKPPRRKASRSNSPASVYGDAFESVEATGEKRRDAGAPNEIVACTTCGGSNSPCTHSANNGCATETCFVQVRKKEPPHPIRVAKTIDVIARITFPTAYAIFLIFFFVHYKGFS; encoded by the exons ATGGGCTGCGTCTTTGAAGCGGCCAAAGAGCAGCCCCACAACAAACCGAGAATCAAGCAACTGAGGCGAAACCAATGCCGTGGAAAAGCAGCAGCGGGGACCAGAGGCAAGGCCGCTGTCAGAGCAAACGACAAGCCAGCTGAGGACATCAAAATCAAGGATAACTATCAACAAAACCATAAAACGCAAACCGAAACACAAACAGAGGCAGAAGTAGAATCAGCGGCAGAATCAGAAGCAGGAGCCCAAACACAATCAGAGGCCGAAACAGAGGCAGAAACTGTGCCCGAACATCTAAAAGCGACGGCTCAAGTGCTTTTAACGATACGGCAGGCACGTCAGGAGAACAACGGCAAGCACGGTAGTCAAGTGGCTGAAACGCACAAGGACGAAGGCGCGAAGGACGCGTTGGCGACGCAAGGATCCATTGTCGATACGGCGGCCAGAATCGGAATCGATATTGCGGCGGCAGCCACGACTCAAATCGCCGAGCGGGATGAGGAcgagcagcatcagcagcggcagcatcgCAATGTCCGCCGGCGGAGGCGCCAGGATCCAGCGAGTCCTGCGAGCGGCTCCAAATCACCAGCTGCCATTGCTGGTATCTCAGCTTTATCCCTGCATTTCCAAGCCCTCGCCGCCCTAGCGAAAACGCTGCAGAAGCATGACGACGACGAGAGTCCTGCTGTCCACGATCGCCAGCCAATAGCTTACCGGCCGTGGCAAGGACATCCGTATGCCGAGAGTCAACTGCCCGCCACCATGTCAGCGGCCATTATTGCGAATGTCAGCGCCACGGCAGCGGCCACCTCGGCGGCAGCCTTCCAATATCTTGGCCAGCACTACAAGCACTACAGCCAGTCGATCAGCTTCTACGCCGCCTCCAGCGTCATCCTGATGCTCTGCTATCTGACCACCGCGTCCACGGCAGCTGCCACGAATTCGGAGACAGGTGCCCTGGACAAGCATCCCAT ATTCGATGAGTCCAGTTCGGATAAGGAGATATTAGATTTACTGCTTGAGAAGAAGCGCTACGATAAACGATTACTGCCGCCTGTAAATG ATGAAGACTTTTGCTGTGGTTTGCAATCGCCCGACATGGCAACTAATCAAAATGCACGGAGACCACACAATCGCG GCACTCTGACGGTGAACGTGAACGTGCTGCTCCTGAGCTTAGCATCGCCCGATGAAAGCAGTTTG AAATACGAGGTGGAATTTCTGCTTAACCAGCAATGGAACGATCCGCGACTGCAATATGGCAATAAGTCTCATTACGACTTCTTAAATGCTCTGCATCACCATGATAGCATCTGGACGCCGGATACGTATTTCATTATGCATGGCGATTTCAAGGATCCCATCATACCAATGCATTTCGCTTTAAGAATATTTCGGAACGGGACCATTACGTACGCAATGAG ACGTCATCTGATCTTATCCTGCCAGGGAAGTCTTCATATATTTCCATTCGATGATCCAAAGTGTTCCTTCTCCATGGAAAGCA TTTCCTACGAGGAGGCCCAAATCAAATACGTCTGGAAGAACGATGAGGACACTCTGCGAAAAAGTCCTTCGCTGACCACGTTAAACGCGTACTTAATCAAGAATCAAACAACGGCCTGCGATCAAAACAGCTGGAGAG GTAATTACAGTTGCCTACAGGTCGAGTTGACATTTACCCGTGATCGTGCGTATTATTTTACAACCGTTTTCATACCTGGCATTATATTGGTCACCTCGTCGTTTATCACATTTTGGCTGGAATGGAATGCAGTCCCAGCCCGGGTTATGATCG GCGTGACAACAATGCTGAATTTCTTCACTACCTCGAACGGTTTCCGGAGCACTCTGCCGGTTGTTTCTAATTTGACGGCGATGAACGTGTGGGACGGCGTCTGTATGTGCTTCATTTACGCCTCCTTGCTGGAATTCGTCTGCGTCAATTATGTGGGGCGAAAGCGCCCCCTGCACAACGTCGTCTACCGGCCCGGCGAGAATCCCGTAACAcag CGTCTTCCAGCAGTACTAAGCAGGATCGGAGTAATTCTTGCAAGTCCTTTG GCAAGCGCCGCTGCCACACCGGCCATGTCGATGATGGGCGGTGCCACGCCCATGTCCTCCGGCACCCcggccgcctcctcctcggtgGCCACGCCCGGCACCCCGAGGACCACCGATCCGGAGGAGTTCTTCGGCGGCGGAATGCGTTGGCAGGAGGCCCACGGCGGAATCATTGGAGCTGCTGTCCAGAACTTGCGGGCACGCTCGATAAAGCGGAAGGCGGCCAGAAGTCCATCCACTTCCATATCGCCGCATCCCAGTGGACGACCCACTGAGCATATATACGAAGAGCCCGGCGGAATCGCATCCGGAGTGACTAGTACCAAGGTCAAGTTCAAGGACGAactgaaggaggaggaggagccggaCTCCAGCGCCACACTACGCCGATCGGTGGCCACCAGTACACCAGCCTTGGTGGTCAGGATCGAGGCTGAGACCGAACTGGAGGCGGAACCGAAACCACAGGCTCAGGCTCAGGATATGGAAATGACCGAACGCCAGTTGTCCTTGCCGCTGAAGCCGCCTCGCCGGAAGGCCTCGCGCTCCAATTCACCAGCCTCCGTTTATGGCGATGCATTCGAAAGTGTGGAAGCTACA GGCGAGAAGCGACGAGACGCCGGAGCCCCGAACGAAATCGTGGCATGCACCACCTGCGGGGGCAGCAACAGTCCGTGCACCCATTCAGCGAATAATGGCTGTGCCACGGAG ACCTGCTTCGTTCAAGTGCGGAAAAAAGAGCCACCCCATCCGATTCGAGTGGCCAAGACGATCGATGTCATCGCAAGAATTACATTTCCAACTGCTTATGCCATTTTTCTGATATTCTTCTTTGTACACTATAAAGGATTTTCGTAA
- the pHCl-1 gene encoding uncharacterized protein pHCl-1 isoform X4 codes for MGCVFEAAKEQPHNKPRIKQLRRNQCRGKAAAGTRGKAAVRANDKPAEDIKIKDNYQQNHKTQTETQTEAEVESAAESEAGAQTQSEAETEAETVPEHLKATAQVLLTIRQARQENNGKHGSQVAETHKDEGAKDALATQGSIVDTAARIGIDIAAAATTQIAERDEDEQHQQRQHRNVRRRRRQDPASPASGSKSPAAIAGISALSLHFQALAALAKTLQKHDDDESPAVHDRQPIAYRPWQGHPYAESQLPATMSAAIIANVSATAAATSAAAFQYLGQHYKHYSQSISFYAASSVILMLCYLTTASTAAATNSETGALDKHPIFDESSSDKEILDLLLEKKRYDKRLLPPVNDEDFCCGLQSPDMATNQNARRPHNRGTLTVNVNVLLLSLASPDESSLKYEVEFLLNQQWNDPRLQYGNKSHYDFLNALHHHDSIWTPDTYFIMHGDFKDPIIPMHFALRIFRNGTITYAMRRHLILSCQGSLHIFPFDDPKCSFSMESISYEEAQIKYVWKNDEDTLRKSPSLTTLNAYLIKNQTTACDQNSWRGVTTMLNFFTTSNGFRSTLPVVSNLTAMNVWDGVCMCFIYASLLEFVCVNYVGRKRPLHNVVYRPGENPVTQRLPAVLSRIGVILASPLASAAATPAMSMMGGATPMSSGTPAASSSVATPGTPRTTDPEEFFGGGMRWQEAHGGIIGAAVQNLRARSIKRKAARSPSTSISPHPSGRPTEHIYEEPGGIASGVTSTKVKFKDELKEEEEPDSSATLRRSVATSTPALVVRIEAETELEAEPKPQAQAQDMEMTERQLSLPLKPPRRKASRSNSPASVYGDAFESVEATGEKRRDAGAPNEIVACTTCGGSNSPCTHSANNGCATETCFVQVRKKEPPHPIRVAKTIDVIARITFPTAYAIFLIFFFVHYKGFS; via the exons ATGGGCTGCGTCTTTGAAGCGGCCAAAGAGCAGCCCCACAACAAACCGAGAATCAAGCAACTGAGGCGAAACCAATGCCGTGGAAAAGCAGCAGCGGGGACCAGAGGCAAGGCCGCTGTCAGAGCAAACGACAAGCCAGCTGAGGACATCAAAATCAAGGATAACTATCAACAAAACCATAAAACGCAAACCGAAACACAAACAGAGGCAGAAGTAGAATCAGCGGCAGAATCAGAAGCAGGAGCCCAAACACAATCAGAGGCCGAAACAGAGGCAGAAACTGTGCCCGAACATCTAAAAGCGACGGCTCAAGTGCTTTTAACGATACGGCAGGCACGTCAGGAGAACAACGGCAAGCACGGTAGTCAAGTGGCTGAAACGCACAAGGACGAAGGCGCGAAGGACGCGTTGGCGACGCAAGGATCCATTGTCGATACGGCGGCCAGAATCGGAATCGATATTGCGGCGGCAGCCACGACTCAAATCGCCGAGCGGGATGAGGAcgagcagcatcagcagcggcagcatcgCAATGTCCGCCGGCGGAGGCGCCAGGATCCAGCGAGTCCTGCGAGCGGCTCCAAATCACCAGCTGCCATTGCTGGTATCTCAGCTTTATCCCTGCATTTCCAAGCCCTCGCCGCCCTAGCGAAAACGCTGCAGAAGCATGACGACGACGAGAGTCCTGCTGTCCACGATCGCCAGCCAATAGCTTACCGGCCGTGGCAAGGACATCCGTATGCCGAGAGTCAACTGCCCGCCACCATGTCAGCGGCCATTATTGCGAATGTCAGCGCCACGGCAGCGGCCACCTCGGCGGCAGCCTTCCAATATCTTGGCCAGCACTACAAGCACTACAGCCAGTCGATCAGCTTCTACGCCGCCTCCAGCGTCATCCTGATGCTCTGCTATCTGACCACCGCGTCCACGGCAGCTGCCACGAATTCGGAGACAGGTGCCCTGGACAAGCATCCCAT ATTCGATGAGTCCAGTTCGGATAAGGAGATATTAGATTTACTGCTTGAGAAGAAGCGCTACGATAAACGATTACTGCCGCCTGTAAATG ATGAAGACTTTTGCTGTGGTTTGCAATCGCCCGACATGGCAACTAATCAAAATGCACGGAGACCACACAATCGCG GCACTCTGACGGTGAACGTGAACGTGCTGCTCCTGAGCTTAGCATCGCCCGATGAAAGCAGTTTG AAATACGAGGTGGAATTTCTGCTTAACCAGCAATGGAACGATCCGCGACTGCAATATGGCAATAAGTCTCATTACGACTTCTTAAATGCTCTGCATCACCATGATAGCATCTGGACGCCGGATACGTATTTCATTATGCATGGCGATTTCAAGGATCCCATCATACCAATGCATTTCGCTTTAAGAATATTTCGGAACGGGACCATTACGTACGCAATGAG ACGTCATCTGATCTTATCCTGCCAGGGAAGTCTTCATATATTTCCATTCGATGATCCAAAGTGTTCCTTCTCCATGGAAAGCA TTTCCTACGAGGAGGCCCAAATCAAATACGTCTGGAAGAACGATGAGGACACTCTGCGAAAAAGTCCTTCGCTGACCACGTTAAACGCGTACTTAATCAAGAATCAAACAACGGCCTGCGATCAAAACAGCTGGAGAG GCGTGACAACAATGCTGAATTTCTTCACTACCTCGAACGGTTTCCGGAGCACTCTGCCGGTTGTTTCTAATTTGACGGCGATGAACGTGTGGGACGGCGTCTGTATGTGCTTCATTTACGCCTCCTTGCTGGAATTCGTCTGCGTCAATTATGTGGGGCGAAAGCGCCCCCTGCACAACGTCGTCTACCGGCCCGGCGAGAATCCCGTAACAcag CGTCTTCCAGCAGTACTAAGCAGGATCGGAGTAATTCTTGCAAGTCCTTTG GCAAGCGCCGCTGCCACACCGGCCATGTCGATGATGGGCGGTGCCACGCCCATGTCCTCCGGCACCCcggccgcctcctcctcggtgGCCACGCCCGGCACCCCGAGGACCACCGATCCGGAGGAGTTCTTCGGCGGCGGAATGCGTTGGCAGGAGGCCCACGGCGGAATCATTGGAGCTGCTGTCCAGAACTTGCGGGCACGCTCGATAAAGCGGAAGGCGGCCAGAAGTCCATCCACTTCCATATCGCCGCATCCCAGTGGACGACCCACTGAGCATATATACGAAGAGCCCGGCGGAATCGCATCCGGAGTGACTAGTACCAAGGTCAAGTTCAAGGACGAactgaaggaggaggaggagccggaCTCCAGCGCCACACTACGCCGATCGGTGGCCACCAGTACACCAGCCTTGGTGGTCAGGATCGAGGCTGAGACCGAACTGGAGGCGGAACCGAAACCACAGGCTCAGGCTCAGGATATGGAAATGACCGAACGCCAGTTGTCCTTGCCGCTGAAGCCGCCTCGCCGGAAGGCCTCGCGCTCCAATTCACCAGCCTCCGTTTATGGCGATGCATTCGAAAGTGTGGAAGCTACA GGCGAGAAGCGACGAGACGCCGGAGCCCCGAACGAAATCGTGGCATGCACCACCTGCGGGGGCAGCAACAGTCCGTGCACCCATTCAGCGAATAATGGCTGTGCCACGGAG ACCTGCTTCGTTCAAGTGCGGAAAAAAGAGCCACCCCATCCGATTCGAGTGGCCAAGACGATCGATGTCATCGCAAGAATTACATTTCCAACTGCTTATGCCATTTTTCTGATATTCTTCTTTGTACACTATAAAGGATTTTCGTAA
- the pHCl-1 gene encoding uncharacterized protein pHCl-1 isoform X3, which produces MGCVFEAAKEQPHNKPRIKQLRRNQCRGKAAAGTRGKAAVRANDKPAEDIKIKDNYQQNHKTQTETQTEAEVESAAESEAGAQTQSEAETEAETVPEHLKATAQVLLTIRQARQENNGKHGSQVAETHKDEGAKDALATQGSIVDTAARIGIDIAAAATTQIAERDEDEQHQQRQHRNVRRRRRQDPASPASGSKSPAAIAGISALSLHFQALAALAKTLQKHDDDESPAVHDRQPIAYRPWQGHPYAESQLPATMSAAIIANVSATAAATSAAAFQYLGQHYKHYSQSISFYAASSVILMLCYLTTASTAAATNSETGALDKHPIFDESSSDKEILDLLLEKKRYDKRLLPPVNGTLTVNVNVLLLSLASPDESSLKYEVEFLLNQQWNDPRLQYGNKSHYDFLNALHHHDSIWTPDTYFIMHGDFKDPIIPMHFALRIFRNGTITYAMRRHLILSCQGSLHIFPFDDPKCSFSMESISYEEAQIKYVWKNDEDTLRKSPSLTTLNAYLIKNQTTACDQNSWRGNYSCLQVELTFTRDRAYYFTTVFIPGIILVTSSFITFWLEWNAVPARVMIGVTTMLNFFTTSNGFRSTLPVVSNLTAMNVWDGVCMCFIYASLLEFVCVNYVGRKRPLHNVVYRPGENPVTQRLPAVLSRIGVILASPLASAAATPAMSMMGGATPMSSGTPAASSSVATPGTPRTTDPEEFFGGGMRWQEAHGGIIGAAVQNLRARSIKRKAARSPSTSISPHPSGRPTEHIYEEPGGIASGVTSTKVKFKDELKEEEEPDSSATLRRSVATSTPALVVRIEAETELEAEPKPQAQAQDMEMTERQLSLPLKPPRRKASRSNSPASVYGDAFESVEATGEKRRDAGAPNEIVACTTCGGSNSPCTHSANNGCATETCFVQVRKKEPPHPIRVAKTIDVIARITFPTAYAIFLIFFFVHYKGFS; this is translated from the exons ATGGGCTGCGTCTTTGAAGCGGCCAAAGAGCAGCCCCACAACAAACCGAGAATCAAGCAACTGAGGCGAAACCAATGCCGTGGAAAAGCAGCAGCGGGGACCAGAGGCAAGGCCGCTGTCAGAGCAAACGACAAGCCAGCTGAGGACATCAAAATCAAGGATAACTATCAACAAAACCATAAAACGCAAACCGAAACACAAACAGAGGCAGAAGTAGAATCAGCGGCAGAATCAGAAGCAGGAGCCCAAACACAATCAGAGGCCGAAACAGAGGCAGAAACTGTGCCCGAACATCTAAAAGCGACGGCTCAAGTGCTTTTAACGATACGGCAGGCACGTCAGGAGAACAACGGCAAGCACGGTAGTCAAGTGGCTGAAACGCACAAGGACGAAGGCGCGAAGGACGCGTTGGCGACGCAAGGATCCATTGTCGATACGGCGGCCAGAATCGGAATCGATATTGCGGCGGCAGCCACGACTCAAATCGCCGAGCGGGATGAGGAcgagcagcatcagcagcggcagcatcgCAATGTCCGCCGGCGGAGGCGCCAGGATCCAGCGAGTCCTGCGAGCGGCTCCAAATCACCAGCTGCCATTGCTGGTATCTCAGCTTTATCCCTGCATTTCCAAGCCCTCGCCGCCCTAGCGAAAACGCTGCAGAAGCATGACGACGACGAGAGTCCTGCTGTCCACGATCGCCAGCCAATAGCTTACCGGCCGTGGCAAGGACATCCGTATGCCGAGAGTCAACTGCCCGCCACCATGTCAGCGGCCATTATTGCGAATGTCAGCGCCACGGCAGCGGCCACCTCGGCGGCAGCCTTCCAATATCTTGGCCAGCACTACAAGCACTACAGCCAGTCGATCAGCTTCTACGCCGCCTCCAGCGTCATCCTGATGCTCTGCTATCTGACCACCGCGTCCACGGCAGCTGCCACGAATTCGGAGACAGGTGCCCTGGACAAGCATCCCAT ATTCGATGAGTCCAGTTCGGATAAGGAGATATTAGATTTACTGCTTGAGAAGAAGCGCTACGATAAACGATTACTGCCGCCTGTAAATG GCACTCTGACGGTGAACGTGAACGTGCTGCTCCTGAGCTTAGCATCGCCCGATGAAAGCAGTTTG AAATACGAGGTGGAATTTCTGCTTAACCAGCAATGGAACGATCCGCGACTGCAATATGGCAATAAGTCTCATTACGACTTCTTAAATGCTCTGCATCACCATGATAGCATCTGGACGCCGGATACGTATTTCATTATGCATGGCGATTTCAAGGATCCCATCATACCAATGCATTTCGCTTTAAGAATATTTCGGAACGGGACCATTACGTACGCAATGAG ACGTCATCTGATCTTATCCTGCCAGGGAAGTCTTCATATATTTCCATTCGATGATCCAAAGTGTTCCTTCTCCATGGAAAGCA TTTCCTACGAGGAGGCCCAAATCAAATACGTCTGGAAGAACGATGAGGACACTCTGCGAAAAAGTCCTTCGCTGACCACGTTAAACGCGTACTTAATCAAGAATCAAACAACGGCCTGCGATCAAAACAGCTGGAGAG GTAATTACAGTTGCCTACAGGTCGAGTTGACATTTACCCGTGATCGTGCGTATTATTTTACAACCGTTTTCATACCTGGCATTATATTGGTCACCTCGTCGTTTATCACATTTTGGCTGGAATGGAATGCAGTCCCAGCCCGGGTTATGATCG GCGTGACAACAATGCTGAATTTCTTCACTACCTCGAACGGTTTCCGGAGCACTCTGCCGGTTGTTTCTAATTTGACGGCGATGAACGTGTGGGACGGCGTCTGTATGTGCTTCATTTACGCCTCCTTGCTGGAATTCGTCTGCGTCAATTATGTGGGGCGAAAGCGCCCCCTGCACAACGTCGTCTACCGGCCCGGCGAGAATCCCGTAACAcag CGTCTTCCAGCAGTACTAAGCAGGATCGGAGTAATTCTTGCAAGTCCTTTG GCAAGCGCCGCTGCCACACCGGCCATGTCGATGATGGGCGGTGCCACGCCCATGTCCTCCGGCACCCcggccgcctcctcctcggtgGCCACGCCCGGCACCCCGAGGACCACCGATCCGGAGGAGTTCTTCGGCGGCGGAATGCGTTGGCAGGAGGCCCACGGCGGAATCATTGGAGCTGCTGTCCAGAACTTGCGGGCACGCTCGATAAAGCGGAAGGCGGCCAGAAGTCCATCCACTTCCATATCGCCGCATCCCAGTGGACGACCCACTGAGCATATATACGAAGAGCCCGGCGGAATCGCATCCGGAGTGACTAGTACCAAGGTCAAGTTCAAGGACGAactgaaggaggaggaggagccggaCTCCAGCGCCACACTACGCCGATCGGTGGCCACCAGTACACCAGCCTTGGTGGTCAGGATCGAGGCTGAGACCGAACTGGAGGCGGAACCGAAACCACAGGCTCAGGCTCAGGATATGGAAATGACCGAACGCCAGTTGTCCTTGCCGCTGAAGCCGCCTCGCCGGAAGGCCTCGCGCTCCAATTCACCAGCCTCCGTTTATGGCGATGCATTCGAAAGTGTGGAAGCTACA GGCGAGAAGCGACGAGACGCCGGAGCCCCGAACGAAATCGTGGCATGCACCACCTGCGGGGGCAGCAACAGTCCGTGCACCCATTCAGCGAATAATGGCTGTGCCACGGAG ACCTGCTTCGTTCAAGTGCGGAAAAAAGAGCCACCCCATCCGATTCGAGTGGCCAAGACGATCGATGTCATCGCAAGAATTACATTTCCAACTGCTTATGCCATTTTTCTGATATTCTTCTTTGTACACTATAAAGGATTTTCGTAA